A window of Melospiza melodia melodia isolate bMelMel2 chromosome Z, bMelMel2.pri, whole genome shotgun sequence contains these coding sequences:
- the LOC134432478 gene encoding zinc-regulated GTPase metalloprotein activator 1A-like isoform X1, whose translation MEDEDCPDLVPIGAGGAELADAGPDRKIPVTIITGYLGAGKTTLLNYILTEQHNKRIAVILNEFGEGSALEKSLAISQGGELYEEWLELRNGCLCCSVKDNGVKAIENLMQRRGKFDYILLETTGLADPGAVASMFWVDSELGSDIYLDGIVSVVDAKHGLQHLTEEKPEGLINEASRQVALADLIIINKTDLVSEEELNKVRTSVRSINGLVKILETQRSRVDLSNVLDLHAFDSLSGVSLQKKLEHVKTTHAHLDKAIITVTFEVPGNIKEENLNLFIQNLLWEKNVKDKTGCTMDVIRLKGLVSIQGKSHQVIVQGVHELYDLEETSVAWKEDEKRTNRLVLIGRNLDKEIIKEVFIATVREERGNS comes from the exons ATGGAGGACGAGGACTGCCCGGACCTGGTCCCCATCGGCGCCGGCGGCGCGGAGCTGGCCGATGCCGGCCCCGACCGGAAGATCCCCGTGACGATCATCACGGGGTACTTGG GAGCTGGAAAAACAACTCTTCTAAATTACATACTGACAGAACAGCATAATAAAAGAATAGCAGTTATTCTGAATGAATTTGGAGAAG GAAGTGCCTTGGAGAAATCTCTGGCAATCAGTCAAGGGGGAGAACTCTATGAAGAATGGCTGGAGCTCAGAAATGGCTGCTTGTGCTGTTCCGTAAA GGACAATGGTGTGAAAGCAATTGAGAACCTGATGCAAAGGAGAGGAAAATTTGACTATATATTGTTAGAAACAACTGGTTTGGCAGATCCAG GAGCTGTGGCCTCCATGTTTTGGGTTGATTCTGAGCTGGGAAGTGACATCTATCTTGATG GTATTGTGTCAGTTGTTGATGCAAAGCATGGATTGCAG CACTTGACAGAGGAGAAACCAGAAGGCCTTATTAATGAAGCATCTCG GCAGGTTGCATTAGCTGATCTTATAATCATCAATAAAACAGATTTGGTTTCAGAAGAAGAACTGAATAAAGTCAGAACGTCTGTGAG gtCAATAAATGGACTTGTTAAAATTCTAGAGACACAAAGATCAAG AGTTGATCTCTCTAATGTATTGGACCTACATGCTTTTGACAGTTTATCTGGAGTAAG TTTGCAGAAAAAGCTTGAGCATGTAAAGACAACACATGCACATCTAGATAAG GCTATAATTACAGTAACATTTGAAGTTCCAGGAAATATAAAAGAAGAAAACTTAAATCTCTTTATTCAG AATCTTCTGTGGGAGAAGAATGTGAAAGATAAGACCGGATGCACCATGGATGTCATAAGACTGAAG GGACTGGTATCTATTCAAGGCAAATCTCATCAAGTGATAGTCCAAGGTGTCCATGAACTCTATGACCTAGAAGAGACTTCAGTAGCCTGGAAAGAAGATGAAAAGAGAACAAACAGGCTGGTCCTAATTG gcAGGAACCTGGACAAGGAGATCATCAAAGAAGTATTCATAGCCACTGTGAGAGAAGAACGAGGAAACAGTTGA
- the LOC134432478 gene encoding zinc-regulated GTPase metalloprotein activator 1A-like isoform X3, with translation MQRRGKFDYILLETTGLADPGAVASMFWVDSELGSDIYLDGIVSVVDAKHGLQHLTEEKPEGLINEASRQVALADLIIINKTDLVSEEELNKVRTSVRSINGLVKILETQRSRVDLSNVLDLHAFDSLSGVSLQKKLEHVKTTHAHLDKAIITVTFEVPGNIKEENLNLFIQNLLWEKNVKDKTGCTMDVIRLKGLVSIQGKSHQVIVQGVHELYDLEETSVAWKEDEKRTNRLVLIGRNLDKEIIKEVFIATVREERGNS, from the exons ATGCAAAGGAGAGGAAAATTTGACTATATATTGTTAGAAACAACTGGTTTGGCAGATCCAG GAGCTGTGGCCTCCATGTTTTGGGTTGATTCTGAGCTGGGAAGTGACATCTATCTTGATG GTATTGTGTCAGTTGTTGATGCAAAGCATGGATTGCAG CACTTGACAGAGGAGAAACCAGAAGGCCTTATTAATGAAGCATCTCG GCAGGTTGCATTAGCTGATCTTATAATCATCAATAAAACAGATTTGGTTTCAGAAGAAGAACTGAATAAAGTCAGAACGTCTGTGAG gtCAATAAATGGACTTGTTAAAATTCTAGAGACACAAAGATCAAG AGTTGATCTCTCTAATGTATTGGACCTACATGCTTTTGACAGTTTATCTGGAGTAAG TTTGCAGAAAAAGCTTGAGCATGTAAAGACAACACATGCACATCTAGATAAG GCTATAATTACAGTAACATTTGAAGTTCCAGGAAATATAAAAGAAGAAAACTTAAATCTCTTTATTCAG AATCTTCTGTGGGAGAAGAATGTGAAAGATAAGACCGGATGCACCATGGATGTCATAAGACTGAAG GGACTGGTATCTATTCAAGGCAAATCTCATCAAGTGATAGTCCAAGGTGTCCATGAACTCTATGACCTAGAAGAGACTTCAGTAGCCTGGAAAGAAGATGAAAAGAGAACAAACAGGCTGGTCCTAATTG gcAGGAACCTGGACAAGGAGATCATCAAAGAAGTATTCATAGCCACTGTGAGAGAAGAACGAGGAAACAGTTGA
- the LOC134432478 gene encoding zinc-regulated GTPase metalloprotein activator 1A-like isoform X2: MEDEDCPDLVPIGAGGAELADAGPDRKIPVTIITGYLGAGKTTLLNYILTEQHNKRIAVILNEFGEGSALEKSLAISQGGELYEEWLELRNGCLCCSVKDNGVKAIENLMQRRGKFDYILLETTGLADPGAVASMFWVDSELGSDIYLDGIVSVVDAKHGLQHLTEEKPEGLINEASRQVALADLIIINKTDLVSEEELNKVRTSVRSINGLVKILETQRSRVDLSNVLDLHAFDSLSGVSLQKKLEHVKTTHAHLDKAIITVTFEVPGNIKEENLNLFIQNLLWEKNVKDKTGCTMDVIRLKLFF; this comes from the exons ATGGAGGACGAGGACTGCCCGGACCTGGTCCCCATCGGCGCCGGCGGCGCGGAGCTGGCCGATGCCGGCCCCGACCGGAAGATCCCCGTGACGATCATCACGGGGTACTTGG GAGCTGGAAAAACAACTCTTCTAAATTACATACTGACAGAACAGCATAATAAAAGAATAGCAGTTATTCTGAATGAATTTGGAGAAG GAAGTGCCTTGGAGAAATCTCTGGCAATCAGTCAAGGGGGAGAACTCTATGAAGAATGGCTGGAGCTCAGAAATGGCTGCTTGTGCTGTTCCGTAAA GGACAATGGTGTGAAAGCAATTGAGAACCTGATGCAAAGGAGAGGAAAATTTGACTATATATTGTTAGAAACAACTGGTTTGGCAGATCCAG GAGCTGTGGCCTCCATGTTTTGGGTTGATTCTGAGCTGGGAAGTGACATCTATCTTGATG GTATTGTGTCAGTTGTTGATGCAAAGCATGGATTGCAG CACTTGACAGAGGAGAAACCAGAAGGCCTTATTAATGAAGCATCTCG GCAGGTTGCATTAGCTGATCTTATAATCATCAATAAAACAGATTTGGTTTCAGAAGAAGAACTGAATAAAGTCAGAACGTCTGTGAG gtCAATAAATGGACTTGTTAAAATTCTAGAGACACAAAGATCAAG AGTTGATCTCTCTAATGTATTGGACCTACATGCTTTTGACAGTTTATCTGGAGTAAG TTTGCAGAAAAAGCTTGAGCATGTAAAGACAACACATGCACATCTAGATAAG GCTATAATTACAGTAACATTTGAAGTTCCAGGAAATATAAAAGAAGAAAACTTAAATCTCTTTATTCAG AATCTTCTGTGGGAGAAGAATGTGAAAGATAAGACCGGATGCACCATGGATGTCATAAGACTGAAG TTATTTTTCTGA